One segment of Solanum lycopersicum chromosome 1, SLM_r2.1 DNA contains the following:
- the LOC138347786 gene encoding receptor-like protein Cf-9 homolog, with protein sequence MGYVKLVFLMLFSLLCQLASSHLCPKDQALALLQFKQMFKISRYVSINCFDVKGQPIQSYPQTLSWNKSTDCCSWDGVYCDETTGKVIELNLTCSKLQGKFHSNSSVFQLSNLKRLDLSGNNFFGSLISPKFGELSSLTHLDLSYSNFTSIIPSEISRLSKLHVLRLQDSQLRFEPHNFELLLKNLTRLRELHLSDVNISSAIPLNFSSYLTNLRLWNTQIYGTLPEGVFHLSNLESLDLSDTPQLTVRFPTTKWNSSASLVELVLLRVNVAGRIPESFGHLTSLQKLDLLSCNLSGSIPKPLWNLTNIEVLNLGDNHLEGTISDFFRFGKLWLLSLGNNNFSGRLEFLSSNRSWTQLEFLDFSFNSLTGPIPSNVSGLQNLDSLGLSSNQLNGTIPSWIFSLSSLEFLDFSFNSLTGPIPSNVSGLQNLNSLRLSSNQLNGTIPSWIFSLPSLSQLDLSDNHFSGNIQEFKSKILVFVSVKQNQLQGPIPKSLLNRRNLYSLFLSHNNLSGQIPSTICNQKTLEVLDLGSNNLEGTVPLCLGEMSDLWLLDLSNNRLRGTIDTTFSIGNRLTVIKFNKNKLEGKVPQSLINCTYLEVVDLGNNELNDTFPKWLGALYELQILNLRSNKFFGPIKVSRTDNLFAQIRIMDLSSNGFSGHLPVSLFKKFEVMKITSENSGTREYVGDIFYYYTYSLIVTTKGLELELPRVLTTEIIINLSRNRFEGNIPSIIGDLIALRTLNLSHNRLEGHIPASLHQLSVLESLDLSSNKISGEIPQQLVSLKSLEVLNLSHNHLVGCIPKGNQFDTFENSSYQGNDGLRGFPLSKDCGVDEGVPEATTPFELDEEEDSPMISWQAVLMGYGCGLVIGLSIIYIMLSTQYPAWFSRMDVKLEHIIITRMKKHKKRY encoded by the coding sequence ATGGGTTACGTAAAACTTGTTTTTTTAATGCTATTTTCCTTACTCTGTCAACTTGCTTCATCTCATTTGTGCCCCAAAGATCAAGCTCTTGCTCTTCTACAATTCAAGCAAATGTTTAAAATAAGTCGTTATGTTTCCATTAACTGTTTCGACGTAAAAGGCCAACCGATTCAGTCATATCCGCAAACTCTTTCGTGGAACAAGAGCACAGATTGTTGCTCTTGGGATGGAGTTTATTGTGACGAGACGACTGGAAAAGTGATTGAGCTTAACCTCACTTGCAGCAAACTTCAAGGCAAATTTCACTCAAACAGTAGTGTCTTTCAACTCTCCAATCTCAAAAGGCTTGATTTGTctggaaataatttttttggatcaCTCATTTCACCTAAATTTGGTGAGCTTTCTAGTTTAACGCATCTTGATTTGTCGTATTCAAATTTTACAAGTATAATCCCGTCAGAAATATCTCGTCTTTCTAAGTTACATGTTCTTCGTCTCCAGGATAGTCAATTAAGATTCGAGCCTCACAATTTTGAACTGCTCCTTAAGAACTTGACCCGATTAAGAGAGCTCCACCTTAGCGATGTAAACATCTCTTCCGCTATTCCTCTGAATTTCTCTTCTTATTTAACAAATCTAAGACTTTGGAACACGCAGATATACGGGACATTGCCCGAAGGAGTTTTCCACCTTTCCAACTTAGAATCTCTTGACTTATCAGACACTCCCCAGCTCACTGTTAGGTTTCCCACAACTAAATGGAATAGCAGTGCATCACTCGTGGAGTTAGTTCTCTTAAGAGTGAATGTTGCTGGTAGGATACCTGAATCATTTGGTCATCTAACTTCACTGCAAAAATTAGATTTGCTTTCTTGTAATCTCTCAGGTTCTATTCCTAAACCTCTATGGAATCTCACCAATATAGAGGTATTGAACCTGGGTGATAACCATCTTGAAGGAACAATTTCTGATTTCTTTAGATTCGGAAAGCTCTGGTTGTTATCACTTGGAAATAACAATTTTAGTGGCAGGCTTGAGTTCTTATCCTCTAACAGAAGCTGGACGCAACTTGAATTCTTGGATTTTTCGTTCAATTCCCTAACGGGTCCAATTCCTTCTAATGTAAGTGGTCTGCAAAACCTAGATTCACTCGGCTTGTCATCAAACCAGTTGAATGGGACTATACCATCATGGATATTCTCCCTCTCTTCACTTGAATTCTTGGATTTTTCGTTCAATTCCCTAACGGGTCCAATTCCTTCTAATGTAAGTGGTCTGCAAAACCTAAATTCACTCAGATTGTCATCAAACCAGTTGAATGGGACTATACCATCCTGGATATTCTCCCTCCCTTCACTATCGCAGTTAGACTTGAGTGATAACCATTTCAGTGGAAACATTCAGGAGTTCAAGTCTAAAATATTGGTATTTGTTTCTGTAAAACAAAATCAGCTGCAAGGTCCTATTCCAAAGTCACTCCTAAACCGTCGTAATCTATATTCTCTTTTCCTTTCGCACAATAATCTCAGCGGACAGATTCCTTCAACCATCTGCAATCAGAAAACACTAGAAGTGCTAGATTTGGGGAGCAATAATTTGGAGGGAACAGTTCCACTATGTTTGGGTGAGATGAGTGATCTTTGGTTATTGGATTTAAGCAACAATCGTCTTAGGGGGACAATTGATACTACTTTTAGTATAGGAAACCGACTTACagttattaaatttaataagaatAAGCTAGAGGGGAAAGTTCCGCAATCTTTGATCAATTGCACATATTTGGAAGTTGTTGATTTAGGTAACAATGAGTTGAATGACACGTTTCCTAAATGGTTGGGAGCTCTATATGAGTTGCAGATTTTGAACTTGAGATCAAATAAGTTCTTTGGCCCTATAAAAGTTTCTAGGACTGACAACTTATTTGCTCAAATTCGAATCATGGATCTCTCATCTAACGGATTTAGTGGACATTTACCCGTGAGCCTTTTCAAGAAATTTGAAGTCATGAAAATAACTAGTGAAAACAGTGGAACCCGAGAGTATGTAggagatattttttattattacacaTATTCCTTGATAGTGACAACAAAGGGACTGGAGCTTGAACTTCCTCGAGTTTTGACTACAGAGATTATTATCAATCTCTCAAGGAATAGATTTGAAGGTAATATCCCAAGCATTATTGGAGATCTCATTGCGCTTCGTACTTTGAACTTGTCTCACAATCGCTTGGAAGGTCACATACCAGCATCACTGCACCAGTTATCTGTACTTGAATCATTGGATCTCTCATCCAACAAAATCAGCGGAGAAATTCCACAACAGCTGGTATCCCTCAAATCACTTGAAGTCTTAAATCTCTCTCACAATCATCTTGTTGGATGCATCCCCAAAGGAAATCAATTTGATACGTTTGAGAATAGTTCATACCAAGGGAATGATGGGTTACGTGGATTTCCACTCTCAAAAGATTGTGGCGTCGATGAAGGGGTACCAGAAGCAACAACTCCATTTGAGctagatgaagaagaagattcaCCAATGATCAGTTGGCAGGCGGTTCTCATGGGTTACGGTTGTGGACTTGTTATTGGACTGTCCATAATATACATAATGCTGTCAACTCAATATCCAGCATGGTTTTCGAGGATGGATGTAAAATTGGAACACATAATTATTACAAGAATGAAAAAGCACAAGAAAAGATATTAG
- the LOC138347788 gene encoding receptor-like protein Cf-9, with amino-acid sequence MGIGELALFLLYAFLCQLVFSSSLPHLCPDEQAVALLQFKNMFTINLDASYGGSYPRTVTWNKSADCCSWDGVHCDEMTGQVTKLDLANNRLRGEFHSNSSLFKLTNLKWLDLSGNNFSGSLISPKFGELSSLTHLDLSYSNFTSIIPSEISRLSKLHVLRLQDSQLRFEPHNFELLLKNLTRLRELHLSDVNISSAIPLNFSSCLTNLRLWNTQLYGMLPESVFHLSNLESLDLAETPQLTVRFPTTKWNSSASLVKLVLWGVNAIDRIPESFGHLTSLRRLELSFCNLSGSIPKPLWNLTNIEVLNLGDNHLEGTISDFFRLGKLWFLSLGNNNFSGRLEFLSSNRSWTQLEFLDFSFNSLTGPIPSNVSGLQNLYSLSLSSNQLNGTIPSWIFSLPSLTELDLSDNHFSGNIQEFKSKILVFVSVKQNQLQGPIPKSLLNQSYVHTLFLSHNNLSGQIASTICNLTRLNVLDLGSNNLEGTIPLCLGQMSRLKILYLSNNRLSGTINTTFSIGNQLVVIKFDSNKLEGKVPQSLINCTYLEVVDLGNNELNDTFPKWLGALSELQILNLRSNKFFGPIKVSRTDNLFAQIRIIDLSSNGFSGHLPMSLFKKFEVMKITSENSGTREYVGANFYYYTNSFIVTTKGLELELPRVLTTEIIIDLSRNRFEGNIPSIIGDLIALRTLNLSHNRLEGHIPASLQQLSVLESLDLSSNKISGEIPQQLVSLTSLEVLNLSHNHLVGCIPKGKQFDTFENSSYQGNDGLRGFPLSKDCGGGGGDQEEEEEEEEEGDSSIISWKAVLMGYGCGLVIGLSIIYIMLSTQYPAWFSRMDLKLEHIIITRMKKHKKRC; translated from the coding sequence ATGGGCATCGGAGAACTTGCATTGTTTCTGCTGTACGCGTTTCTCTGTCAACTTGTTTTCTCCTCATCTTTACCTCATTTGTGCCCCGATGAACAAGCCGTTGCGCTTCTTCAATTCAAAAATATGTTTACTATAAATCTTGATGCTTCTTACGgtggttcttatcctagaaCAGTTACATGGAATAAGAGCGCCGATTGTTGTTCATGGGATGGAGTTCATTGTGACGAAATGACGGGACAAGTGACTAAGCTTGACCTCGCTAACAACAGACTTCGGGGTGAGTTTCATTCCAACAGTAGCCTCTTTAAGCTCACCAATCTCAAATGGCTTGATTTGTCTGGAAATAATTTTTCTGGATCACTCATTTCACCTAAATTTGGTGAGCTTTCTAGTTTAACGCATCTTGATTTGTCGTATTCAAATTTTACAAGTATAATCCCGTCAGAAATATCTCGTCTTTCTAAGTTACATGTTCTTCGTCTCCAGGATAGTCAATTAAGATTCGAACCTCACAATTTCGAACTGCTCCTTAAGAACTTGACCCGATTAAGAGAGCTCCACCTTAGCGATGTAAACATCTCTTCCGCTATTCCTCTGaatttctcttcttgtttaacAAATCTAAGACTTTGGAACACGCAGTTATACGGGATGCTGCCGGAAAGTGTTTTTCACCTTTCCAACTTAGAATCTCTTGATTTAGCAGAAACTCCGCAGCTCACTGTTAGGTTTCCCACAACCAAATGGAATAGCAGTGCATCACTCGTGAAGTTAGTTCTATGGGGTGTGAATGCTATTGATAGGATACCTGAATCATTTGGTCATCTAACTTCACTGCGTAGATTAGAGTTGTCTTTTTGTAATCTCTCAGGCTCTATTCCTAAACCTCTATGGAATCTCACCAATATAGAGGTATTGAACCTGGGTGATAACCATCTTGAAGGAAcaatttctgatttttttaGATTAGGAAAACTCTGGTTTTTATCACTTGGAAATAACAATTTTAGTGGCAGGCTTGAGTTCTTATCCTCTAACAGAAGCTGGACGCAACTTGAATTCTTGGATTTTTCGTTCAATTCCCTAACGGGTCCAATTCCTTCTAATGTAAGTGGTCTGCAAAACCTATATTCACTCAGCTTGTCATCAAACCAGTTGAATGGGACTATACCATCATGGATATTCTCCCTCCCTTCACTAACTGAGTTAGACTTGAGTGATAACCATTTCAGTGGAAACATTCAGGAGTTCAAGTCTAAAATATTGGTATTTGTTTCTGTAAAACAAAATCAGCTGCAAGGTCCTATTCCAAAGTCACTCCTAAACCAGAGTTATGTACATACTCTTTTCCTTTCGCACAATAATCTCAGTGGACAGATCGCTTCAACCATCTGCAATCTGACAAGACTGAATGTGCTAGATTTGGGCAGCAATAATTTGGAGGGAACAATCCCACTATGTTTGGGTCAGATGAGTAGACTTAAGATTTTGTATTTAAGCAACAATAGGCTTAGCGGGACAATTAATACAACTTTTAGTATAGGAAACCAACTTGTAGTCATCAAATTTGATAGTAATAAGCTAGAGGGGAAGGTTCCGCAATCTTTGATCAATTGCACATATTTGGAAGTTGTTGATTTAGGTAACAATGAGTTGAATGACACGTTTCCTAAATGGTTGGGAGCTCTATCTGAGTTGCAGATTTTGAACTTGAGGTCAAATAAGTTCTTCGGCCCTATAAAAGTTTCTAGGACTGACAACTTATTTGCTCAAATTCGAATCATAGATCTCTCATCTAACGGATTTAGTGGACATTTACCCATGAGCCTTTTCAAGAAATTTGAAGTCATGAAAATAACTAGTGAAAACAGTGGAACTCGAGAGTATGTAGGagctaatttttattattacacaAATTCCTTTATAGTAACGACAAAGGGACTGGAGCTTGAACTTCCTCGAGTTTTGACTACAGAGATTATTATCGATCTCTCAAGGAATAGATTTGAAGGTAATATCCCAAGCATTATTGGAGATCTCATTGCACTTCGTACTTTGAACTTGTCTCACAATCGCTTGGAAGGTCACATACCAGCATCACTGCAGCAGTTATCTGTACTTGAATCATTGGATCTCTCATCCAACAAAATCAGCGGAGAAATTCCACAACAGCTTGTATCCCTCACATCACTTGAAGTCTTAAATCTCTCTCACAATCATCTTGTTGGATGCATCCCCAAAGGAAAACAATTTGATACGTTTGAGAATAGTTCATACCAAGGGAATGATGGGTTACGTGGATTTCCACTCTCAAAAGattgtggtggtggtggtggtgatcaagaagaagaagaagaagaagaagaagaaggagattCATCAATTATAAGTTGGAAGGCGGTTCTCATGGGTTACGGTTGTGGACTTGTTATTGGACTGTCCATAATATACATAATGTTGTCAACTCAATATCCAGCATGGTTTTCGAGGATGGATTTAAAATTGGAACACATAATTATTACAAGAATGaaaaaacacaagaaaagaTGTTAG